A section of the Meles meles chromosome 8, mMelMel3.1 paternal haplotype, whole genome shotgun sequence genome encodes:
- the LOC123949868 gene encoding putative olfactory receptor 10D4 — protein sequence MEMRNHTPVTMFLLMGIPYTKGLENVLFVFFLAFYLLTLLGNLLILLAILTSSTLHTPMYFFLGNLSVFDIFFPSVSSPQMMLSLTWQSWTISYQGCACQLFFYHFLGCTECFLYTVMAYDRFAAICHPLRYTVVMNPRVCAVMTLGTWMGSCLHASVLTFLIFKLPYCGPHEVDSYFCDIPVLLPLACADTSLAQTVSFTNVGVVALLCFLLILASYTRIVISILKISSSAGRRRAFSTCSAHLTSILLFYGPVVLIYLRPASSPWLDSVVQVLNNIVTPSLNPLIYTLRNKDVKLALRKALIQGVPTCGE from the coding sequence ATGGAGATGAGGAATCACACTCCTGTCACCATGTTCCTCCTGATGGGAATCCCTTACACAAAAGGGCTGGAAAATGTgctctttgtcttctttctggCCTTCTACCTGCTCACTCTTCTGGGGAACCTGCTCATTCTTCTGGCCATCCTCACTTCCTCCACCCTGCACACCCCCATGTATTTCTTCTTGGGAAACCTGTCTGTGTTTGACATCTTTTTCCCTTCCGTGAGTTCCCCCCAAATGATGCTCTCCCTCACGTGGCAAAGCTGGACCATCTCTTACCAGGGCTGTGCCTGCCAACTCTTCTTCTACCACTTCCTGGGCTGCACTGAGTGTTTCCTGTACACcgtgatggcctatgaccgttTTGCAGCCATCTGCCACCCCCTGAGATACACAGTCGTCATGAACCCCAGAGTGTGCGCCGTCATGACACTAGGCACCTGGATGGGGAGCTGTCTGCATGCATCTGTCCTCACGTTCCTCATCTTTAAGTTGCCCTACTGTGGCCCCCATGAGGTGGACAGTTACTTCTGTGATATCCCGGTGCTTCTGCCCCTGGCCTGTGCAGACACCTCTCTAGCTCAGACAGTGAGCTTCACCAATGTAGGTGTTGTGGcactcttgtgttttcttcttatcCTCGCTTCTTATACTCGCATTGTTATCTCTATATTGAAAATCAGCTCCTCAGCAGGCCGGCGCAGGGCCTTCTCCACCTGCAGTGCTCACCTGACTTCCATCCTGCTCTTCTATGGACCTGTGGTCCTCATTTATCTCCggcctgcctccagcccctggctGGATTCTGTGGTTCAGGTGTTGAATAATATTGTTACCCCTTCCCTGAATCCTTTGATATACACCTTGAGAAACAAGGATGTGAAGTTGGCTCTGAGAAAAGCACTAATCCAAGGAGTACCTACTTGTGGGGAATAA